In Pseudomonas sp. Q1-7, the genomic window AATCGTGCGCTGCAGCCAGACGACCACGAGGTCGCGCAGGCTCAGGGGTATCCGCGTGGCCAGCACGCAGGGAATGGAGGCGGACAGGAACAGCACGCTGCTGACCGACACGATGGCGGTGACGAACTTGACCAGCACGTCGGCATCCTTCAGCAGCATGGCCGGCAGGAACATCTCGGCCAGGCCGGCCGAGATGGCCCGTGCGACCTCCATCGGCTCGTTCAGGTCGAACAGCCAGGTAAGCGGGTAGAGCAGCACGCCGACAGCGTCGAACAATGGGGTGTACTTGGCCGCCAGCAAACCCAGCAGGCCGACGGCAAGAATGCTTGGCAGGATCGCCGCGGTCATGCGCAGGCCATCGACGAAGGTTTCCCGCAACGAGGACAGCAGGGACGGGGCGTTGCTTGCCTGCTCCAGGCCGGCGTGCCAGGCGCTGCGCAAACGGCTGACGCCTGGCTGCAACCGTGGCTCGGGGCGTGCATCGGATGGCAGCCGCGACAGCGGATAGATGCGCGCACTGATGGCGGTCACCGCGAAGGTCACGGCCATCGCGCCCCAGAAGTACAGGTTCCACTGCTCCATCAGGCCGAGGGTCTTGGCGATGATCACCATGAAGGGTGCGGAAACCGTGGAAAATCCGGTCGCGATGATCGCCGCCTCACGCACGCTGTAGTGGCCTTGCTGGTACATGCGGTCAGTGATCAGCAGACCCACGGAATAGCTGCCGACGAAGGAAGCCACCGCATCGATCGCCGATTTGCCCGGCGTGCGCCAGATCGGTCGCATCACCGGCTGCATCAGCACGCCGATCAGTTCCAGCAGGCCAAAGCCGATCAGGAACACCAGCGACAACGCACCCAGCGGCACGATCAGCGACAGGCTGAGCACCAGCTTCTCGAACAGGAAGGGCAGCATCCCCGGCTGGTAGATCACCTGCGGGCCGACCTTGAACAGGTAGGCCACACCGATCAGCAGACCGAGCACCTTCAGCACGCTGAACACCAGACGGGTCGCACCCTTGCGCCAGCTGCCGCTGTACCAGGGCTCGACCGCCCCATACAGCATGAACAGCAGCGCCATGCCTATCACCAGCGGCCGCGCGTGGACCTGCAGCGCCGTGGCGGCATGGTCCAGCAGGATGGTCGAGCGGCCGGCAATCTCGAACGGCACGAAGAACAGCACCAGACCGATCAGGCTGTAACCCAGCAAACGGGCCAGGGCATACCCACGGGATGACGCAAGGGGCGGCGAAAGTTCTTCGGGCATCGCTGAAATCTCCGCATGGGGGGGATGATTGCTTGAATGTCTGCACACATCTCTACTTGTACATACAAGCATAAGCAAGCAAAGGGCCAACTCGGGTTTCGCCGTCGAGAAACCACGAGGAAGCCTTGAATCGCGCGGGAATCAGAGGACCGGCCAGCGCGATGGCGCCAGCCGAAAAGGCCCAGCCACTTGTTACCGAAGCGGAAAATGCTCGATTTCGAAGCACCCCAGCCCCAAATTGGGGAGTTAGGTAACAGTCACTTCAGGGACGCGTCGATGCGCTGGGCCACTTCGGCCGGCACCCACTGCGACCAGATATCCCGGTGCTGGCGGAAGAAGGTATCGGCCATGGGGCCGGCCTCGGTGCGCTCCTCGGCCATGCGCGCAAGGATGCCGTTGAACAGCGGCAGGGGGATTTCCATCCTCTCGAAGACCCGCACCAGCGCTGGCGCCTGATCGCGAAGGTCGCGGGAAACGCCGATGGCGATCTTCGCCGGCAGCGAGCGGGTGCCGATGGGCTTGGGATTGCCGGGGTCGATCAGGGTTTCCCAGGCCTTCTGATCGAAGGGCGGCTCTTCAAGCTGCACCAGCTTGTAGCGCCCCATCAGCGGCGTCGGCGACCAGTAGTAGAAGAGAATCGGCTGGCGTCGGCGGATCGCCGAGTTGATCGCCGCATCCAGCGCCGGGCCAGTGCCGGTGCGGAAATTCACATAGCTGTCGTCCAGGCCATAGGCCTTGAGCTTCTGAGTGTTGACACCCTCGCAGGTCCAGCCGGTGGGGCAGTTGTAGAAGCGCCCCTTGCCGGGGGATTCCGGGTCCTTGAACAGCGCCTTGAAGCGCGGCAGGTCGCTCACCGAGCGCAGTCCGGCAGCCGGCGCATCCGCGCCTTCCACCAGGTACTCGGGCACCCACCAGCCTTCGGTAGCGCCCTTCACCGGCTCGCCCACGGCGAACACCTCGCCGGCCGCCTCGGCCTTGCGCCACAACTCGCTGCGCCCGGCCCACTGCTCGGCGATCACCTGGATATCGTTCTGCCGCAGGGCGTTCTCCATGGTCAGGGTGTTACCGGGCAGCACATCGGTGCTGCAGCCATAACCCTTCTCCAGCAGCAGGCGCAGCACCTCGGTGGTGAACATGCCGCTTTCCCAGTTCAACCCGGCCAGCACCACGGGCTTGGGATAGGGGCAATCGGCGGCATTCGCCTGCTGGACGGCAGGCAGGGCCAGGGACAGGACGATGGCAGCGAGAACGCTGTGGCGGGGCATGGGCGGCTCCGGTAGGCGTAGCGGGCGACAGGGTTAGGTGTAGACCCTGTGGCGCTATCCTGCCCGCTTGTCCGCGAAGCTGGGGAAATGCATCTGTGGGAGCGAATCCATTCGCGAATGGCCGCAAAGCGGCCACAGGGATGCTTGCAGGACAAGCCTGCGGCTTGCTTCGCGAATGAATTCGCTCCTACAGCAGAGCCGAACGATCTATTAACGCGGCGACAGCTCGATCAGGCAGCAGGCCGCGCCGTTGCCGCTCAGCGTCACTTCGGCAAGGGTTCCAGGCGTTTCCAGATGCAGGCAGTCATGGCGCCCCAGTACGTCGGACCGCTGGCCCTCATGGCTTAGGCTCACTCCATCCTCCGCGGCGAACAACAACAGGCTGCGGGCGGCGCTGAACAGCTTCAACGCCCCGTCCACCCGCAACCATTGCAGGCGGGCGTTGTAGCGCCTGGGCGAATAGATGAGGTTGAAGTCGCGGATCGGACCACCGATCAGCTCGCAGTGCACGGCACCGCCGCCATCGAAGGCGAAGGCGTCCAAAACGGTGAGGTCGCGTGAACGCAGGCCATCCACCTCAAGGCGCATGCCGGCGCCCTCCAACACGGTGATCACCCGCTGGTAGCCGCTGAAGGCGGAGAAACCACCCGATTCGCCGACATCGGCAATCGACAGCCGCCAGCCGAAGCCATCGAGACCGTCGCCCGCATCACGGGCGATTTCCTGGGTGGAACCGGCGCCGTTCTTCCACGGCATGCGGGGGTAATCGGCGGCGCGCAGCAGGCGGGATTGGGTCATGAACCGAAACGTCCTTCGAGGCGGTAGCGGGAACCGGGATAGAGCAGGCGCGCGCTGGTCACGGTGTTGCGTCCGGACCAGGTGCGCCGGCGAATCAGCAGGCAGGGCTCGCCGCGCTCGATCTGCAGCAGCTTGCACTCCTCGGCGTCGGCGAGGATGGCCTCGACCACGTGTTCGCCCTCGGTCAGCGGCGCCACCTGGGAGAGGTAGGCATAGGGCGTCTGGCGGGTGAAGTCCTGCTTCAGGTAATCGGGGGCGACGGCCGGGTTCACGAAGCGGTCCTCGATCTGCACCGGCACATCGTTCTCGAAATGCACGATGCGCGAATGGAAGACCCGCTGGCCTTCGCGCAGGTCCAGCGCCAGGGCGCGCTCGGGGCCGGCCACTTCATCCACCAGGCTGACCACCACGCAGTGGTGGCGATGGCCGCGCTGGGCGATCTCCTCGGCGATGTTGTGCACCTCGAACAACGCCGACTGGCCCTTGGGCTCGGCGACAAAGGTGCCCACGCCCTGCATGCGCACCAGCAGCCCCTCGGCGGTCAGCTCGCGCAGGGCGCGGTTGATCGTCATGCGGCTGAAGCCCAGCTCGCTGACCAGCTCGCTCTCGGACGGCACGCGGTAGTGCGGCGGCCAGGCGCCGCTCTGGATCTGCTGGCTGATCATCTGCTTGACGCGGGCGTAGAGCGGCGCCGGGGTTTCGCCCATCTGGGCGGCCAGCGAGGATGGTGCGGAGGGCGAACTGGACACGGGTATCTCCTTGTCGGCGTGGGCTGGACAGGCAAGGCCCGGAACGGGGGCGCCCGCTTCCGGCATGTACCGGATTCGACAATTCCAGACAAGTGCGCGACTGGCGTGAGTTTACGTTACCCGCAAACGTCTGTATATGTATATACAAATAAAACCACCCTCCCCCGGGGCCTCGCCATGTCCGCATTCTTCGCTGAACGCGCCCTGCTGCCGCAAGGCTGGGCACGCAACGTCCGCTTCGACCTTTCCTCCACCGGCCTGATCGAACGGGTCCAGGCCGAGGCCGGCGCGGAAGGCGCCGAGCGCCTACGGGGTCCGGTCCTGGCGGGCATGCCCAACCTGCATTCCCACGCCTTCCAGCGCGCGATGGCCGGGCTCGCCGAAGTGGCGGGCAATCCCGAGGACAGCTTCTGGACCTGGCGCGACCTGATGTACCGGCTGGTGGGCCGGCTCGGTCCGCGACAGGTGGAAGTCATTGCCCGGCAGCTCTATATCGAGATGCTCAAGGCCGGCTACACCAGCGTCGCCGAGTTCCACTACGTGCACCATGACGTCGACGGCCGCCGCTACGCCGACCCAGCCGAACTTGCCCTGCGGGTCAGCCAGGCGGCTCGCGACGCCGGCATCGGCCTGACCCTGCTGCCGGTGCTCTACAGCCACGCCGGCTTCGGCGGCCAGGCCCCCAACGACGGGCAACGCCGCTTCATCCACAGCACCGACAGCTACCTGGCCCTCCAGGAACGCCTGCAGGGCGAAATCGCCCGCCGCCCGAACCAGCAACTGGGCCTGTGCTTCCACTCCCTGCGCGCGGTCACGCCCGAGCAACTGGCAACGGTGCTGGACGCCGAACGGGGCGTCCGCCCCATCCATATCCATATCGCCGAACAGCAGAAGGAAGTGGACGACTGCCTCGCCTGGAGCGGACGCCGCCCGCTGCAGTGGCTATACGAGAACGCGCCGGTGGATGAACGCTGGTGCCTGGTCCATGCCACCCATGCCGAAGCCGACGAAGTGGCCGCGATGGCCGGCAGCGGTGCGGTGGCCGGACTGTGCCTGAGCACCGAAGCCAACCTGGGCGACGGCATATTCCCGGCGGTGGACTTCCTCGCCCGAGGCGGCCGCCTGGGCATCGGTTCCGACAGCCATGTCTCGGTGAGCGTGGTGGAAGAACTGCGCTGGCTGGAATACGGCCAGCGCTTGCGCGACCAACGCCGCAACCGCCTCTATCGCGCCGACCAGCCGCACGTGGGCCGCACCCTGTTCGACGCCGCGCTGGCCGGCGGCGCCCAGGCACTGGGCCAGCCGGTGGGGGCGTTGGCGGCCGGCAAGCGTGCCGACTGGATCGTTCTCGACGGCAACGACCCTTACCTCGCCACCGCCGAAGGCGACGCCCTGCTCAACCGCTGGCTGTTCGCCGGCGGTGACCGTCAGGTGCGCGACGTGATGGTGGGTGGAAGCTGGGTGGTGCGAGATGGCCGGCACGCCGCCGAGGAAGAAACGGCGAGGGCGTTCGCGGACGTGTTGCGGGACGCCTTGCGCTGACCAGCGGCGTCCGTCACCTCCAGCCCCTCTTCAGGGAGGGGCCTGGGGGCGGGGTCAATGTCACTTGAGCCCCTTGCCGGAGAACATCAGCACCTTGTCGCCCGCGTACTGCACGCTGACGAAGGTCTTTTCATCGCCCCAGGTGCAGCTGGTGAACCCCACTGCACCGGCGCACTCGGTGGGACTGCCCAACAGCATCTCCACTTCGGCCTTGGTCATGCCGGACTTGAGCTTGGAATAGTTTTCCTGGTTGAGCTTGTTGCAGGCGGCCAGCGCCAGGCAGCAGGACAACAGGGCGAGAATACGCAGGGACATGAAACGCTCCTTGGCGGATGGGATGCGACCAGCTTGGCACAGCGGTCGCGAGAGTGCCCATTGGAGCCTAGAAGCGCGAACCGGGTTCCAGCAGGAACGCGGATTCTTCGGCGCTGGAGGTGCGGCCGAGCGTGGCGTTGCGATGGGGAAAGCGGCCGAAACGGGCGATCACCACCCGATGACGCTCGGCAAAGTCGAAGAAGTTGGCGAACAGCTCGCGCTCGGCGGCGTCGCAGCCGTCCAGCAACTGCTGGTAGCGGTAGAGGGCGCGTTCCTGGCTGGCCAGGTCCTCGGCGTGCTCCAGCACCAGATAGACGAACACCTGGCGGATCGGCGCGAGATCGCGCTCCAGGCCGCGGGCAAGGCCGTGCGCCACCAGCGCCTGGGCACGGGCGTCGCCGGAAAACCCGCGCGGGTCATTGCGAAAGAGCATGCGTGGCAACTGGTCCAGCAGGATGATCAGCGCCAGCCAGCCGTCCGGCTGGTCGGCCCAATGGGCCAGGCCGCCGTCCAGAGCCTGCTCCACCAGGTCACCGAAGCGCTCGCGCGCCTCGGCGTCCTGACTGTCCTTCTTGCCGAACCAGAGCCCCTGGCGCGCCGCGGCGGTCTGGGTGGCGGAGGCTTCGGGGCCGAACCACCAGTCAAGCAACGGCTGCCAGGGCTGCATGGGTTACTCCTGGTGGTAACCGGTGACGCGGGCGACTTCTTCCTTCGAGCCGAGGAAGACCGGTACGCGCTGGTGCAGGGAGGTCGGCTGGATATCGAGGATGCGCTGGCGGCCATCGGTGGAGGCGCCGCCGGCCTGCTCGATGATGAAGGACATCGGGTTGGCTTCGTACATCAGGCGCAGCTTGCCGGGTTTCTCCGGCTCACGGGCATCCCAGGGGTACATGAAGATGCCGCCGCGGGTGAGGATGCGGTGCACGTCGGCCACCATGGAGGCGATCCAGCGCATGTTGTAGTTCTTGCCCAGGACGCCTTCCTTGCCGGCCAGCATCTCGCTGACATAGCGCTTCACCGGGGCTTCCCAGTGGCGCTGGTTGGACATGTTGATGGCGAATTCGGCGGTGGTTTCCGGCACGCGGATGTTGTCATGGGTGAGCACGAAGCTGCCCAGCTCGCGGTCCAGGGTGAAGCCCTTCACGCCATCGCCCAGGGTCAGCATCAGCATGGTCTGCGGGCCGTAGATGGCGTAGCCGGCGGCGACCTGCTGGACGCCCGGCTGCAGGAACGCCTGCTCATTGAGGCTGTCGTTCTGCGAGAGGTACTGCTCGGGGCAACGCAGCACCGAGAAGATGGTGCCCACCGACACGTTCACATCGATGTTCGAGGAGCCGTCCAGCGGGTCGAACACCAGCAGGTAGGCGCCCTTCGGGTACTTGCCGGGAATCTGGTAGGCGTTGTCCATTTCCTCGGAGGCCATGCCCGCCAGGTGGCCGCCCCATTCGTTGGCTTCCAGCAGGATTTCGTTGGACATCACGTCCAGCTTCTTCTGCACCTCGCCCTGCACGTTCTCGGTGCCCATGCTGCCCAGCACGCCGCCCAGTGCGCCCTTGGACACCGCATGGCTGATTTCCTTGCAGGCGCGCGCGACGACCTCGATGAGGAAGCGCAGATCGGCAGGGGTGTTGTGGCTTCTGGTCTGCTCGATCAGGTAGCGACTCAGGGTAACGCGGGACATGGATTGGCTCCGGAGGGTGGAAAAATGCGCGCAGTTTAGCGCGACTCGATTCGCAATGCCTCACAGCGGGATGGAAGGTGCTGAAACCGCCGTCGCTGCCGCCCCGCCAGGCGGCGCAAACATCTGACGCCGCGGCCGGCCACAGGTTCAGCCGGCATCGGATGCCGCCAGGCCACGCACCTGGTTGCGACCGTTGCGCTTGGCTTCGTACAGCGCGGCGTCGGCCACCTGCATCAGCTCTTCCAGGGTCTGCCCCTGGGCGGGCCACACCGCGAGGCCGGCGGAAAGGGTCACCGAGAGCGGCCCTTCGCGGGTCGACAAGGGCTGGCTGGCGAGCGTCTCGCAGAGCGACCGCAAACGGGCGAAGGCTTCATCGCCGGTGGCACCGGGCAGCAGCAGGAGGAACTCCTCGCCGCCGATGCGGAACACCGCATCGCTACCGCGCAACTTGCCGGTGAGGTGGATGGCCACCGCGCGCAGCACGTCGTCGCCGACCAGATGGCCGTGGCGGTCGTTCAGTTGCTTGAAGTGGTCGAGGTCGATCAGCGCCAGGGCCACCGGCGTGCGGTCGCGTCGGCTGCGGCTCAGTTCGCGGGCGAACAGTTCGCCCAGGTGACGGCGGTTGTAGAGGCCGGTGAGCGGGTCGCGCAGGGCCTGTTCCTGCAACTGCTCGTGCAGGCGGGTAATGGTGCGCAGGCGCTCTTCGCTGGTCGCCAGGGCCTCGGCCAGCTTGAGCTCGCTGCGATGACGTTCGGTGATATCGCGCAGGTAGAGCATCTGCCCGAGGATGAAGGTGCCGCCGCGCGTGACCCGCTCGATATCGCGGGAG contains:
- a CDS encoding YjiH family protein, which produces MPEELSPPLASSRGYALARLLGYSLIGLVLFFVPFEIAGRSTILLDHAATALQVHARPLVIGMALLFMLYGAVEPWYSGSWRKGATRLVFSVLKVLGLLIGVAYLFKVGPQVIYQPGMLPFLFEKLVLSLSLIVPLGALSLVFLIGFGLLELIGVLMQPVMRPIWRTPGKSAIDAVASFVGSYSVGLLITDRMYQQGHYSVREAAIIATGFSTVSAPFMVIIAKTLGLMEQWNLYFWGAMAVTFAVTAISARIYPLSRLPSDARPEPRLQPGVSRLRSAWHAGLEQASNAPSLLSSLRETFVDGLRMTAAILPSILAVGLLGLLAAKYTPLFDAVGVLLYPLTWLFDLNEPMEVARAISAGLAEMFLPAMLLKDADVLVKFVTAIVSVSSVLFLSASIPCVLATRIPLSLRDLVVVWLQRTILSLVFSIPLAYLAQFMGWL
- a CDS encoding ABC transporter substrate-binding protein, which encodes MPRHSVLAAIVLSLALPAVQQANAADCPYPKPVVLAGLNWESGMFTTEVLRLLLEKGYGCSTDVLPGNTLTMENALRQNDIQVIAEQWAGRSELWRKAEAAGEVFAVGEPVKGATEGWWVPEYLVEGADAPAAGLRSVSDLPRFKALFKDPESPGKGRFYNCPTGWTCEGVNTQKLKAYGLDDSYVNFRTGTGPALDAAINSAIRRRQPILFYYWSPTPLMGRYKLVQLEEPPFDQKAWETLIDPGNPKPIGTRSLPAKIAIGVSRDLRDQAPALVRVFERMEIPLPLFNGILARMAEERTEAGPMADTFFRQHRDIWSQWVPAEVAQRIDASLK
- a CDS encoding HutD/Ves family protein, coding for MTQSRLLRAADYPRMPWKNGAGSTQEIARDAGDGLDGFGWRLSIADVGESGGFSAFSGYQRVITVLEGAGMRLEVDGLRSRDLTVLDAFAFDGGGAVHCELIGGPIRDFNLIYSPRRYNARLQWLRVDGALKLFSAARSLLLFAAEDGVSLSHEGQRSDVLGRHDCLHLETPGTLAEVTLSGNGAACCLIELSPR
- the hutC gene encoding histidine utilization repressor, whose amino-acid sequence is MSSSPSAPSSLAAQMGETPAPLYARVKQMISQQIQSGAWPPHYRVPSESELVSELGFSRMTINRALRELTAEGLLVRMQGVGTFVAEPKGQSALFEVHNIAEEIAQRGHRHHCVVVSLVDEVAGPERALALDLREGQRVFHSRIVHFENDVPVQIEDRFVNPAVAPDYLKQDFTRQTPYAYLSQVAPLTEGEHVVEAILADAEECKLLQIERGEPCLLIRRRTWSGRNTVTSARLLYPGSRYRLEGRFGS
- a CDS encoding formimidoylglutamate deiminase, producing the protein MSAFFAERALLPQGWARNVRFDLSSTGLIERVQAEAGAEGAERLRGPVLAGMPNLHSHAFQRAMAGLAEVAGNPEDSFWTWRDLMYRLVGRLGPRQVEVIARQLYIEMLKAGYTSVAEFHYVHHDVDGRRYADPAELALRVSQAARDAGIGLTLLPVLYSHAGFGGQAPNDGQRRFIHSTDSYLALQERLQGEIARRPNQQLGLCFHSLRAVTPEQLATVLDAERGVRPIHIHIAEQQKEVDDCLAWSGRRPLQWLYENAPVDERWCLVHATHAEADEVAAMAGSGAVAGLCLSTEANLGDGIFPAVDFLARGGRLGIGSDSHVSVSVVEELRWLEYGQRLRDQRRNRLYRADQPHVGRTLFDAALAGGAQALGQPVGALAAGKRADWIVLDGNDPYLATAEGDALLNRWLFAGGDRQVRDVMVGGSWVVRDGRHAAEEETARAFADVLRDALR
- the bamE gene encoding outer membrane protein assembly factor BamE domain-containing protein; amino-acid sequence: MSLRILALLSCCLALAACNKLNQENYSKLKSGMTKAEVEMLLGSPTECAGAVGFTSCTWGDEKTFVSVQYAGDKVLMFSGKGLK
- a CDS encoding DUF924 family protein, with translation MQPWQPLLDWWFGPEASATQTAAARQGLWFGKKDSQDAEARERFGDLVEQALDGGLAHWADQPDGWLALIILLDQLPRMLFRNDPRGFSGDARAQALVAHGLARGLERDLAPIRQVFVYLVLEHAEDLASQERALYRYQQLLDGCDAAERELFANFFDFAERHRVVIARFGRFPHRNATLGRTSSAEESAFLLEPGSRF
- a CDS encoding class 1 fructose-bisphosphatase, with the translated sequence MSRVTLSRYLIEQTRSHNTPADLRFLIEVVARACKEISHAVSKGALGGVLGSMGTENVQGEVQKKLDVMSNEILLEANEWGGHLAGMASEEMDNAYQIPGKYPKGAYLLVFDPLDGSSNIDVNVSVGTIFSVLRCPEQYLSQNDSLNEQAFLQPGVQQVAAGYAIYGPQTMLMLTLGDGVKGFTLDRELGSFVLTHDNIRVPETTAEFAINMSNQRHWEAPVKRYVSEMLAGKEGVLGKNYNMRWIASMVADVHRILTRGGIFMYPWDAREPEKPGKLRLMYEANPMSFIIEQAGGASTDGRQRILDIQPTSLHQRVPVFLGSKEEVARVTGYHQE